One Balaenoptera musculus isolate JJ_BM4_2016_0621 chromosome 13, mBalMus1.pri.v3, whole genome shotgun sequence genomic region harbors:
- the LOC118906227 gene encoding LOW QUALITY PROTEIN: lithostathine-like (The sequence of the model RefSeq protein was modified relative to this genomic sequence to represent the inferred CDS: substituted 2 bases at 2 genomic stop codons): MMPSMGLPSLSWMLLSCLMLLSQVQGETSLPQGNSQKELPSARISCPKGSMAYASYCYALFITPKPGWMXTXITCQKRPSGHLVSVLSGVEGSFEASLLKNNLKIFSDIWIGLHDPTEDSEPNASGREWSSTDVLNYVAWERNPATVSNPGYCEKLSRNTGYLKWRDYNCYVNLPYVCKFTD, from the exons ATGATGCCTTCCATGGGCCTCCCCAGCCTGTCCTGGATGCTGCTCTCCTGCCTGATGCTCCTGTCTCAAGTCCAAGGTGAGACTTCTCTGCCTCA gGGAAATTCCCAGAAGGAACTGCCCTCTGCACGGATCAGCTGTCCGAAAGGCTCCATGGCCTATGCGTCCTACTGCTATGCCTTGTTTATAACACCCAAACCTGGATGGATGTAGACATGA ATTACCTGCCAGAAGAGGCCCTCAGGTCACCTTGTGTCTGTGCTCAGTGGGGTTGAGGGATCCTTCGAGGCCTCCCTTCTCAAGAACAATTTGAAAATCTTCTCAGACATCTGGATTGGGCTCCATGACCCCACAGAG GACTCTGAGCCCAATGCCAGTGGACGGGAGTGGAGTAGTACTGATGTGCTCAATTACGTTGCCTGGGAGCGAAATCCAGCCACCGTCTCAAACCCTGGCTACTGTGAGAAACTGTCAAGAAACACAG GGTATCTGAAGTGGAGAGATTATAACTGTTATGTGAACTTACCCTATGTCTGCAAGTTCACGGATTAG